A window of Candidatus Hydrogenedens sp. genomic DNA:
ATAAGCGATGGCAGAAGCATAAGAATTGCCCTGTAATGCTAAAAAGTCTGCTTTATTTGCTAAAACATCAGGATGATTCGGATATAAGAGACTTGCTTCGTTTGCCGTTTGAAATGCTTTTTCCTTGTCTCCTAACGAATAGTATATCTGGCTTAATTCAACCCATGCATAAGGGTGAACTTTAGAATCAGGGAAGAAAACTAATAAGTCCTGCAAAGCCGTTTTGGCTTCCTCTAACCTGCCGAGTTCCTTATATGTTTTTGCTAACAATAAATAGGCTTCATCATTATATTGGAACTGACGAATATGATTTAATTTTGTCTCTAACTGAATTAATGCTTGCTCATATCTACCCTGTTTGTATGCCATCTCAGATATGCGAAGTATGGCCCGAGCTCCTATTTCTGTATCGGGTGCTGTATCCGCAATTCGGATGTATAGCGTTCGAGCATCTTCCAATAATCCTGTTAAACGATATACTTCTGCCAGATTAAATCTAGCTTCTAATGCATAAGAGGAAGAAGGGAACTCTTTTATTAATTGTTGTCCCCACTGAGCTGATTTAACGGTATTATTCATTTGCAATTCAAGACGATTTAATGCAAACAAAGCCTCATCTCGTTCTTCAAATTGCGGGTAAGATTGAACGATTCGTTCGTATGCTTCTATAGCAGGGTATGGAAAATTATCCGCCTCATGAAGTTTCCCTTTCCAGAGGAATACATAAGGGGCCATTGGATGATTGGGATTTTCTTTGGTTACGGTTTCCATATCATCAATTAATTTTTGGAATTCTTTTGTTCCTGGACTAATTCTTCCTGAAAGATATTTCGCCTTAATGAGAAGAAATTGAGCATCTGCCTTATCCGGAGAATCCTGCGGATTGTTTTTCAAAGCCCTTTCCAATACATAGATTGCGTTTAAATATTGTTTATCATCAAGGAGTATCTTTGCATATTCTTTCGCTGTGGCAAGGTCTTTTGTGTATGTTGGTGGTATTTCCTCTGAGGGAATTATACGATTCTTCATAAGATAAATATATGTCCATGTGCCACTAATCAATCCCAAGAATAAACTGATGGCAATAGGAATAAAAAATTTTTTTAAATCAATTTTCTTTTTAGAAACAGGTTTTATAGTAGGTTGAGCCATTCCTTTGCTGGTAATCTGTTCTAATATTTCCTGTTTCTTCTTTTGTCTTTCTTTATCCTCTTTTCGTGCTAATTCAATTAATTCCTCAATTTCATCTTGACTGAGTAATGAAACTTCATTATCTTGCTTTTTAGGAGGGGTGACTACTTTTTGTGCCAAATCAGGAGGAATTTCTGTGGGTTGAGTATCTGTTGGAGATGTTGATGACTCTTGTTTAGCATTTTGAAAAAGAGAATCTATAAAGGATTGGTCTAATACTTCATCAGCCCCTTTCTCTTGGTTAGATGCTGAAGAATTTACAGTATTTT
This region includes:
- a CDS encoding tetratricopeptide repeat protein → MNGEEKNKEINPQTSPENTVNSSASNQEKGADEVLDQSFIDSLFQNAKQESSTSPTDTQPTEIPPDLAQKVVTPPKKQDNEVSLLSQDEIEELIELARKEDKERQKKKQEILEQITSKGMAQPTIKPVSKKKIDLKKFFIPIAISLFLGLISGTWTYIYLMKNRIIPSEEIPPTYTKDLATAKEYAKILLDDKQYLNAIYVLERALKNNPQDSPDKADAQFLLIKAKYLSGRISPGTKEFQKLIDDMETVTKENPNHPMAPYVFLWKGKLHEADNFPYPAIEAYERIVQSYPQFEERDEALFALNRLELQMNNTVKSAQWGQQLIKEFPSSSYALEARFNLAEVYRLTGLLEDARTLYIRIADTAPDTEIGARAILRISEMAYKQGRYEQALIQLETKLNHIRQFQYNDEAYLLLAKTYKELGRLEEAKTALQDLLVFFPDSKVHPYAWVELSQIYYSLGDKEKAFQTANEASLLYPNHPDVLANKADFLALQGNSYASAIAYLEAEKNGGTNPSYLLKAGQLLMINSQLEEAIKAFEELKERYYGTKEALKGTIERAKCLYKLGKFSSAVSLLEDLKKLTPPTETEYKSILQELSAMYLELGLKEASAEIAKEWFQKADNPDEKIESALILINNDNTDMVYSNLSSIDLSSVNREKAAKFLYSLSQKLLTKLPSEGLALLEQVYYQYPESRTSDISYHLLETYINTERTTSARRVIQDWENELDTQKESIPDFIDGEILWGNYMFEKQEWESALQAYNTAIQISQKNEEPLQGKRFHTDWAKYQSANILAQKSLLEDAIKILDELIQSNSSLTSLAQVKAEQIKLEMIARK